The region ATTTGTGATTTAGTTTCTACTGGAGCAACATTAGAAGCGAATGGTTTAAAAGAAGTGGAAGTAATTTATTCTTCTTCAGCGTGTTTAGTTTCTCGAATTGGAGAGATTTCTGATATCAAAAAAAACTTAATTAATAAATTGATTACACGTATTCAGGGAGTTATTAAAGCCAGAGAATCAAAATATATTATGTTACATGCTCCTTATACAAAAATACAATCAGTGATATCTTTATTGCATGGAGCTGAACATCCTACAATATCTAAATTAGCAGGAGAAACAAAAAAAGTAGCAATTCATATGGTTAGTAGTGAAACACTATTTTGGGAAACAATGGAAAAATTAAAATCTTTAGGAGCTAGTTCAATATTAGTTTTACCAATTGAAAAAATGATGGAATAAATTATATGTTATTAAATAATGAAATTATTATTTGGAATAAATTGAATATTTATCAGAAAAAAAAAATACTACTTAGACCAGCAATATCTCAATCAATTAATATACGTCATTTAGTTTTAAAAATTATTCAACATGTTGAATTACATGGAGATAACGCGCTAATAAAATATACAAAAAAATTTGATAATTTAAATGTTAAGAATTTTCTTGTTGATCATAATAGAATAAATGATTCGGAATTCTTATTAAATAAAGAATTAAAAAATGCTATTTTACATGCAAAAAATAATATTCAATCTTTTCATTCTTTACAATATATGAAAGAAATTGATATAAATACGCAAGTCGGTGTTCGTTGTAAACAAAAAATTCTTCCAATACAATCTGTTGGTTTATATGTTCCTGGAGGGACTGCACCATTATTATCTACTGCTTTAATGTTGGCAATTCCAGCAAAAATAGCAAAATGTAAAAATATTGTGTTATGTTCTCCCCCTCCAATTATGAATGAGATTTTGTATATTGCAAAAATATGTGGTGTACACTCCGTCTTTGAAGTTGGAGGAGCTCAAGCTATTGCAGCTATGGGATTTGGTACCGAAACTATTCCTAAAGTAAATAAAATTTTTGGTCCTGGTAATATGTATGTTACTGAAGCTAAAATACAGTTAAATCAATTAATTCCTGGACTATCAATTGATATGATTGCTGGCCCTTCTGAATTATTAATTATTGCTGATGATACAGCTAATCCTATTTTTCTTGCAGCAGATGTATTATCTCAAGCAGAGCACGGTATAGATTCGCAAATTATTGTACTCACAAATAGTAAATTTATTTTGGAAGAAATTCTTCTTAATATTAATCGTCAACTATGTAATTCTTCAAGATTAGAAATTATGAAAACAGCATTATCAAATAGTCGATTTGTTTTAACATCTACTATAGAAGAATGTATTGATATAGCAAATCAATATGCTTCGGAACATGTGATTATTCAAACAAAATCTCCTAAAAAGATAGAAAAAGATATTGTTAATGCTGGTTCTGTTTTTTTAGGCTTGTGGACTCCAGAATCTGTAGGAGATTATGCATCTGGTACAAATCATGTTTTGCCAACAAATTTTAATTCTACTTCTGTTTCAGGTTTAAGTGTCATAGATTTTCAAAAAAAAATTACTGTGCAAGAATTAACTCCTTTTGGATTAAAAAAATTGTCTTCAACAATAAATATGTTGACAAAGTCGGAAAATATGCATGCGCATAATTTCGCTGTTCAAGTTCGTCTTGGTGTAATTAAGGAGAAATATGAAAAATTGTCTTAAAAAATTATTTCGTAGCGATCTTTTGACATTAGAGCCATACCGATCAGCAAGATTAATTGGTGGAAATGGAAAAATTTGGTTAAATGCAAATGAATGTTTTTCACCTCCTTCCTTTAATTTGAATAATTTTTTTTTTAACCGATATCCTGAATGTCAACCAAAAATTTTATTAGAAAAATATTCTTTTTATTCTGGAATAAAACAAAAAAATATTTTAGTTAGTAGGGGTGCGGATGAGGCAATTGAACTATTAATTCGTGCTTTTTGTATACCAGGGAAAGATTGTATTATGACATTTCCACCTACTTATATGATGTATTCTAAAATATCGGAAATTTATGGTATACAAAATATAAAAATTCCATTAATTAATAACATAAAATTAGATTTTGAAAAAATTAGTTTGTATGTTCAAAATGTAAAATTAATATATCTATGTCGTCCAAATAATCCGACAGGTCATTTATTAAATTTAAAAAATGTAATATCTGTTTTAGATGTAGTAAAAAATGATTCTATTGTTGTAATTGATGAAGCGTATATTGAATTTTGTGAAAAAAATACATTAACTTTTTTATTGAAAAAATATGATAATTTAATTATTTTAAGAACGTTGTCGAAATCTTTTGGTTTAGCTGGTATTCGATGTGGTTTTACATTAGCACATGAAGATATTATACAAATTTTAAACAAGATTATTGCGCCATATCCATTAACTATGCCTAGTATTGACATTGCAATACAAGCTTTGGAAGATACTAATATTTTAGTTATGAAGAATAGAGTATCAGTATGTAATCAGAATAAATTATGGTTATTAAAAAAAATAAAAAAATTAAGTTTAGTAAATTATATTTTTGATAGTCAAGCTAATTATATTTTAGTAAATTTTTTTTATGCAAAAAAAATATTTAATATTTTATGGAATCAAGGAATTATTTTACGTGATCAAAGTCATGAATTAAGTTTAAAAAACTGTCTTAGAATTACAATTGGCACCAAAAAAGAATGTGAACTTTTATATTTTGCATTAAAAAATATATCATTAGAACAATGTAAATAGTTTATGGGAAGAGCTATTATGCAAAATAAAATATTATTTATTGATCGTGATGGAACTTTAATTCATGAACCAACGGATAATTTTCAAGTTGATAAAATTGAAAAATTGATGTTTGAGCCATTTGTTATTGTAGTATTGAAAAAGTTGATTGATCACGGTTTTAAACTAGTTATGGTAAGTAATCAAGATGGTTTGTATACAGAGAATTTTCCTTACTGTGATTTTATTTCGTCTCATAAAATTATGGTAGATACTTTTTTATCACAAGGTGTGTATTTTGATTATATTCTTATCTGTCCTCACATGCCTTATGAAAATTGTAATTGTCGTAAACCTAATACTGAGTTAGTTGCTCCTTGGATTATTAATAATAATTTGTTAGATAAAAAAAATAGTTATTTTATTGGAGATAGAGTAACAGATATAGAATTAGCTAATAAAATGGGTATTAAAGGAATTTTATATAATAAAAATTGTACGAATTGGAAGGATATTTATAATATTATTTGTAAAAAAGATAGAAAATGTACAATTGTTCGTAATACAAAAGAAACAAGAATTAATGTAAAATTATGGCTGGATAAAGAAGGAACAAGTTTAATTGATACTGGGATTCATTTTTTCGATCATATGTTAGATCAAATTGCTGTACATGGAAATATTGTAATGAATATTTCTGTTGTTGGTGATTTAGAGATTGATGATCATCATACAATTGAGGATACAGGTATTGTTTTAGGTAAAGCAATTAAAAAATGTTTAGGTAATAAATTAGGAATTGAGAGATTTGGTTTTTATGTACCTATGGATGAAAGTTCTACTTATTGTTTGTTAGATTTTTCTGGAAGACCATATTTAAAATTTATTGGGAATTTTAAGAATCAATATGTTGGAGATTTTAGTACGAATATGGTAGAACATTTTTTTAGATCGTTGTCTTACTCTATGTGTAGTACTATTCATATAGTGAGTATGGGTGGATTAAATGATCATCATCGTATTGAAAGTATATTTAAGGCGTTTGGTCGTTCTTTAAAGCAAGCTATTCGTATTTCTGGAAAAAAAATTCCTACTTCTAAAGGAATATTATAATGAAAATAGTAATTTTAGATACAAATTGTGCTAATCTTTTATCTGTAAAATGTGCTATTGAGAAATTAGGTTATCATCCAATTATTACAAATGATGCAAGTACGATCTCTAATGCTAATAAATTATTAATTCCTGGAGTAGGTAGTGCTATAGGAATTATGAAACAGTTGTCTCAAAAAAAACTTATTCAAGTTATTCAAGATATCACCTGTCCTGTTTTAGGAATATGTTTAGGTATGCAGGTTTTATCTTCTTTTAGCGAAGAATCAAATGGCATAAATATGCTAAATATTATTGATACGCCGGTAAAACTACTAGATACAAAACATTTTCCTTTGCCACATACAGGATGGAATCAAGTTATATTTGATAATTGTAATCATCCATTATTTAAAAATATTTTATCTGGTTCATGGTTTTATTTTATTCATAGTTATGCTTTTCCTATACATCACTATACAATAGCAAAATCTTTTTACCAAGAATATTTTAGTTCTGTTATACAAAAAAATAATTTTTTTGGAGTACAATTTCATCCAGAAAAATCTGGTTCTAACGGTAAAAAACTATTATTAAACTTTTTAGAGATGTGAATTTATGATTATTCCTGCAATAGATATATTAAATAATAAAATAGTTCGATTATATCAAGGAAATTATGATTTAGTGAAGTATTATTCAGAAGATATATATAATTTAATAGAAAAGTATGTTTTTTATGGCGCAAAAGTTATTCATATAGTCGATTTAAATTCTGCTGGTGATAAGACTTATCAACGTAGCACAATATTTAATGATATAATTTTTAATTTTAAAAATATTGTACAAATTGCGGGAGGGATTACTTCGGAAAAAGATATAGATTATTTTTTATCTAATGGAGCAAAAAGGGTTGTTCTTGGTACTATTGTGATGAATAATATTCGTCAGGTAAAAAAATGGATTCAATATTATGGTAATGAATATATTGTTGTTGCATTGGATGTTCATGTTATTAGTGAAAATATAAATATTGTTTTTACTAATGGATGGAAAAATAATACTCATATTAAATTAGAAGATGTTTTATATGAATTATATGAATCGAATATTAAATATGTATTATCTACTGATATTTCTAAAGATGGAACATTGAATGGACCAAATTTTTTATTATATAAAAATCTTGTTCAGAAATTTCCTGGTATTTGTTTTCAGGCATCCGGAGGTATTCATAAATTACATGATATTGTAAAATTAAAAAAAATTGGTGTTTCTGATGTTATACTTGGGAAAAGTTTATTAGAAAAAAAATTCACTGTTCTGGAGGCTATGCAATGTTGGCGAAACGGATTATTCCCTGTTTAGATGTTCGAGATGGGTATGTTGTTAAAGGTATTCAATTTAAAAATCATACTATAATAGGAGATATGGTTCAGCTTGCAAAAAAATATGTCTTAGATGGTGCAGATGAATTAGTTTTTTATGATATTCATGCTTCTTCTAATAATTCTACTGTTGATAAGAAATGGATATATCAAATTGCTAAAGTAATTGACATACCATTTTGTGTAGCTGGAGGTATTCGTAATATTCAAGATGTACGAACAATTTTATCATATGGGGCAGATAAAATTTCTATTAATTCTCCTGCAATTCATGATCCTAATTTAATTACTCGTATTGCTGATCAATTCGGTTCACAATGTGTTGTTGTTGGTGTAGATTCGTGGTTTGATATCGTTACTAAAAATTATTATGTTTATCAGTATACTGGTCGACCAGAATTAATGAAAAAAACATCTTGGAAAACAATCGATTGGATTAAGGAAGTACAAAAAAGGGGATCGGGAGAAATTGTATTAAATGTTATGAATCAAGATGGTGTAAAAAATGGGTATGATTTACATCAATTAAAAAAAATTAGAAAGATTTGTAATATTCCATTAATTGCTTCTGGCGGAGCTGGAAAAATGGATCATTTTTATGAGGTATTTAAATATGTTAATGTTGAAGGAGCATTAGCAGCATCAGTATTTCATCATGATATTTTTAGTATTCAAAATTTAAAAAATTTTTTGATAAAAAAAGGGATAAAAATTAGAATATGTTAAATAATGAACAATTTTTAAAAATTAATTGGGATAAAGTGCATGGTTTAATTCCTTGTATTATACAAAATATATTGTCATCAGAAGTTTTGATGCATGGATATATGAATCAAAAAGCACTGGAAAAAACTCAAAGAAAAAAAATTGTAACATTCTATTCACGTACTAAAAATAGATTATGGACTAAAGGTGAATCTTCAGGAAATTTTTTAAAAGTAATAAAGATTGTTTTAGATTGTGATGCAGATACTTTATTATTATTAGTTAAACCGATTGGGAAAACATGTCATTTGAATAATAATAGTTGTTTTCAAGGTAATAAATCATACTATACGAATTTTTTTTATTTAGAAGAAAAAATTAAAAAAAAAAAAAAAAAAATGTATGATTCTTCTTATACTGCTTATTTACATCAAGAAGGTATTAATAAAATTGCGCAAAAGTTAGGAGAAGAAGCGGTAGAAACTGTGATTGCTGCTTTAAATAATAATAAAAAAGACATAATTAATGAATCCTCAGATTTAATTTATCATTTTTTAGTTTTATTACATAATTGTAATTTGAATTTTTCTGATATTATTTATAATTTATATTTACGTGGATTAAAGGATAATATTCATGATTAATTGTCTTTTAAAAAATTTTTATATAATATATTAATGAGATATTTGAAGGAATGAAAAATATGCGTAAAAATGATATTGGTGTAATTGGGCTTGCTGTTATGGGAAGCAATTTAGCTACAAATATTGCAAATCATGGTTATTTTGTTTCAGTTTTTAATCGAACTGCTCAAAAAACAAAAGATTTTTTGAAAAATCATCCGAATAAAAATATTATTCCTTATTTTTCTATTAATGATTTTGTAAATTCTTTATCATCTCCAAGATGTATAATTTTAATGGTACAATCAGGTATTGCAACCGATAATACTATTCAATCTATTATTCCTCATTTACATTCTAATGACATTATTGTTGATGGTGGAAATTCGTTTTATCAAGATACAATACAACGACATCAAAATTTATTAAAAAAAAAGATTAATTTTATTGGAATGGGAATTTCTGGAGGAGAATATGGTGCTTTAACAGGACCTGCAATTATGCCTGGAGGGGATAAAAAAATATATGATATTATTTCTCCTATTTTCACCTCAATAGCAGCTAAATATAATGATGAATCATGTATCAATTATATTGGACCTGATGGTTCTGGTCATTATGTAAAAATGGTACATAATGGTATTGAATATGCAGATATGCAAATTATTGCAGAAACATATACTATCTTAAAAAATATTCTTTTTTTAAGTAATCAAGAAATTTCAGAAATTTTTAATACCTGGAATCAAGGAGAATTAAAAAGTTATTTGCTTGATATTACGAAAAATATACTTTTAAAAAAAGAAGGGAAATATGATTTGATAGATTTAATTTTAGATGAAGCATGTAGTAAAGGTACTGGAATATGGACATGTCAAGATGCTTTAAATCTTCATGAGTCGTTAACTATGATTACTAGTTCTGTATTTTCTAGATTTTTATCTTCTTTAAAATCGCAAAGAATGCTAGCTTCTAAAATTTTATCCTCACCTAAAATCATTCCAGTATTATGTAATCAAGTAGAATTTATAGAACAATTAAGGCAAGCTTTATATTTAAGTAAAATTATTTCATACGCACAAGGATTTTCACAATTATCAATTGCTTCTAAAAAATATAATTGGAATTTAAAATTTTATAATATTGCTAAAATATTTCGTTCAGGATGTATTATTCAGGCAGATATTTTGAATCATATCGTTAAAGTATACAAATATGATAATAATATTATTAATTTATTATTATCTCCATATTTTCAAAGTATTGCTAATAGCTATCATATATCATTACGATCAGTAATTTCATATACTATACAGCAAGGTATTTCTATACCAACATTTTCTTCTGCAATTTCTTATTACGACGGTTATCGTACAGCACAATCTTCGGCTAATTTAATTCAAGCACAGAGAGATTATTTTGGGTCTCATACGTATAAACGATGTGACAAGTCTGGAATATATCATACAAATTGGTTACAATAATTTTTTTATTTTTTTAGAATTTACAATCTTATATTAAATAGATTAATAAAATTTATTTGATTAATATATTAATCTATTTAAATAATTACATTTTTATAATAATATTTACTTTCATCAAATAGTATAATGGAAATTGAAATAAATATATGAAAATATTAAAAAAAAAATTTTAGTTACTTGCGCTTTACCGTATGCAAATGGTCCTATACATATAGGACATATGTTGGAACATATTCAAGCTGATATTTGGGTAAGATATAAAAAATTGATAGGGTATAATAATATATGGTTTATTTGTGCAGATGATTCGCATGGTACAGCTATTATGTTAAATGCAAAAGAGTTAAATATTTCTCCAAACGTTTTGATATCTGATATTTTTTATGATCATCTAGGTGATTTTAGTGCTTTTAATATTTCTTATGATTACTTTTCTTCTACTCATCATATTGAAAATATGTATTTTTTACATAAGGTATATTATCAATTAAAATTAAAAAAACTTATTAAAGTAAAAAGTATTTTACAATTATATGATACAAAAGAAAATATTTTTCTTCCTGATCGATTTGTTAGAGGTACATGTCCAAATTGTTTTTCTAAAAATCAATATGGAGATAATTGTAGTTCTTGTGGAGCTATATACCAAGCTGAAGATTTAATTAATCCTATTTCTAGTATTTCTTATACTATTCCCGTTATGCGTAGTTCTGCTCATATTTTTTTAGATTTAAAAAAATTGCAAACTGTTTTATTTCAATGGATTCAATCTGGTGTTATGTATGATCAAATTGTTAATCATATGAAAACATGGTTTAAAAAAGATTTAAAAAACTGGAATATCTCTAGAGATTTACCATATTTTGGTTTTCAAGTTCCAGATATGTTAAATAAATATTTTTACGTGTGGTTGGATGCAACAATTGCATATATTAGTACATTCAAACAATTTTGTCGTCAAAACAATTCTCTAAATTTTCATGAATTTTGGAAAGAAGATTCTAAAACGGAATTATACCATTTTATCGGGAAAGATATTATTTATTTTCATGCTTTATTTTGGCCAGCGATTTTAGAAGGTATGAACTTTAGAAAACCTACCAAAATATTTGTACATGGACATGTAACACTGAAGGGTATAAAATTTTCAAAATCTAAAAATAATAGTATTACTATAAAAAATTGGTTGAAATATTTTGATTCTGATAGTTTGCGATATTACTATGCATCTAAGTTATCTGCTAATATTGAGGATATTGAATTTGATATACAGGATTTTGTGTATAAGATTAATTCGGATATTGTTAATAAAATTGTTAATTTAGCAGCACGAAGTGCCAGTTTTTTAAATAAATATTTTGATAGTGTATTATCAAAAGAAATTGAAAATCATGATTTATATAATCATTTTGTTAGTTTAAATTATCAGATTAATAATTTTTTTCATAACGGAGAATTTCATTTAGTAATCAAACATGTTATACAGCTAGCAGATTTAGCTAATCAATATATAAATGATAAAAAACCGTGGAATATTGTAATTAAAAAAGGAAACCGTGATTTGCAAAATATTTGTTCAATGGGTATTAATTTATTTCGTATTATTATGATTTATTTAAAACCAATTATACCTGATATATCTAAAAAGTCAGAGTTATTTTTATTAAATGAATTATCTTGGAATAATTTACATATTCCATTAATTAATCATCGTATTGCTATTTTTAAACCGTTATATACAAGAATTAATATTATTGATATTAATGATTTAATGATTTAATATTTTATCTCATTTATCCAAGATATGTTCCATGTTTTGATAATTTTTTTTTTATTTTTTTTGTATGCAAGATTTACTATTCCAATAATAGCAATTGGTTGGTTATTGTAAAATAAAATTGGTATTCGGTTCCTATTCCATGGAGTGATTTGATTTTCCTGTAAAATTGTTTTCGTTCTTTTTTTGTAATATTGATTAATATAAATAGTTTTATTTAACTGAAATCTTATATTTATTAAATCTGTTTTTTTTGGTTTAGGTAATTTTATACCTAATCTATTTTTTGTTAAATATCCCAAATTTTGGGGTAGTGTTAACGATTTATTGTGGTTATGCCAAAATAAAATTTTATTTTTTATTGATTTTTTTTTTTTGATATAATAGATTTTGTTTTTGTATCTAGTAATTATATTCTTTTTTATAGCAATTGTATTATTTTTATTCTGTTCTTTGTTGACAACTAAATTAGTATAAATATTTTGAGTGTTGATATAATTTATAGTATTTTTAGTTTTTAAAAATAACCATCTTCGTATCAGTAATGTTTGTATAATATTACTATAATTTTGGAAAAAATATATATTAAATATATTTTTAAATGTTTTTTGTTTTTTTATTTCTTGATCTAAAAAATAATTTAATGCATGTTCTTGATTGTATAAAATTTTCATACTTTTAATACAATTGTTAATAAAATATGGCCATTTATTTTGCATTTTGATTATTATTTTATTTCTAATAAAATTTCTATCGTATTTATTGGATAAATTACTTTCGTCATTAATCCAATTTATTTTATTTTTTTTTGCCCAATTTTCTAATTGTAATTTAGTATATTTTAATAATGGTCTTATTATAATTTTGTTTGAATGTAAGTACCGTAGATGTGGTATACCAGATAAACCAGGTATACCTCTTCCTTTTATAAGAGATAAAAATAGTGTTTCACACTGATCATTTGCATGATGTCCAGTGACTAATATTTCATTAGGTAACATGTTTTTTTCAAAAATTTTGTAACGTAGTTTTCTTGCATTGTTTTGAAAATTATTTTTAGTTGTAATTTTTATATTTTTTTGAATAAATTGAATTTTATACGTTTGACATGTTTTTTTACAGTGTTGAGAGAAAGTTTTTGTTTTTTTACTTGTGTTATGATTAATATAAATTGCTCTAATTTGTATAAATGGTTTTTTTTTTTGAAATGGTATTAGTTGGTTTAGCAAAACTGTTGAATCCAAACCGCCACTGTAAGCGATTAAAATTTTTTGATTTTTTTTTATTTTTTTAATAAATTTTTGTATTAAATTGATTTTATTCATTTTTTGATAAATATTTTCAATTTTTTAAATATCACATTTATGCGTTCGAGTGGATTCGAACCACTGACTTCCACCATGTCATGATGGCACTCTAACCAACTGAGTTACGAACGCTTATGTAAATAAAAAAGTAAGATTTATATTTTAAAATGATTGGTGTTATAATAAATTATAAATATTATTATATATGTTATAATTTTATAATCAATATTTATTTTTAATAGGTAAATATGTTTACTGGTATTATCAGTGGTTTAGCTAATATAGTTATGGTATGTCACAAAGAAAAATTTAGCACGATCACAGTTCATTTTCCAACAAATTTGTTGTATAATTTAAAAATTGGTGATTCTGTTGCAAATAATGGATGTTGTTTAACAGTGACTCGAATAAAGAATGATTTTGTTGATTTTGATATCATGCAAGAAACTTTAAAAATTACTAATTTGGGTTTATTGAAAGAAAATGATAAAATTAATATTGAACGATCTTTAAAATTTGGTGATGAAATTGGAGGTCATTTAGTTTCTGGTCATATTTTAGGAATAGCAAAAATATTAGATATTATTGATAAATATCAAAATAAAAAAATTTTTTTTCAAGTATGTGATGCATCTATTATGAAATATATTTTTTTAAAAGGTTTTATCTCTATTGATGGTATTAGTTTAACTATTGGAAATATATATAAAAATAAATTTTTTGTATCTTTTATTCCTGAAACGATATTTTCAACCAATATTTCTTTTAGAAAAATTGGTGATATAGTAAATATTGAAGTAGATTATTATACTAAAGTTTTTTTTGATTATATGGATCGTATTCGTATTCATGAAAGATAATTTTTCTTTATTACCCTTTTATTTTTCTTTTGGATGATGATTATATGAGTATTGTAAATATTTTAGATGAATTAAAGGAAAGGGGTTTTGTTTTTTATGTTAGTAATTTTGATCATTTAAAAAAAAATATTTTAAGTACCCCAATTACTGTATACTGTGGGTTTGATCCTACAGCAGATAGTTTACATGTTGGTCATCTTTTACCATTATTATGTCTCATGTGGTTTCAAAAATACGGTCATAAAATCATTATTGTTATTGGAAATGCAACAAGTTTAATTGGTGACCCTAGTTTTAAATTAGAAGAGAGAAAATTTCAAGAACCGCGTAATATAATAAAGTGGAGTAAAGAGATTAAAAAGCAGATTTATAATATTTTTTCAATCAATAATTGTCAAAAACCAATCATCTTAAATAATTATGATTGGTTTAAAAATATGACAATGATTACATTTTTAAGAGATATTGGAAAATTTTTTTCTGTGAATAAAATGATTAGTAGAAAATCAGTTCGTAAACGTATTAATAGAACTGATCATGGTATATCTTTTACAGAATTTTCTTATAATCTTTTACAATCATATGATTTTTTACAATTACATAAAAATTATAAAGTGGTGTTACAAATTGGCGGATCAGATCAATGGGGGAATATATCTTCAGGAATTGAGTTGATACAACGAATATATAAAAAACAAGTTTTTGGATTAACAGTACCATTGTTATTAAAAAAAAATGGTGATAAATTTGGGAAAAGTGATCATCAGTCTATGGTTTGGTTAAATATTACAAAAACTAGTCCGTATAAATTTTATCAATTCTGGTTAAATATTCATGATGATTTAGTATATAGTTTTTTAAATCTTTTTACTTTTTTAAGTCGTTTTGAAATTAAATCTATTCAAGATAATTCTTATGATATAAATAAAATTAAAGTAATTTTAGCAAGTAAGATTACGGAAATTGTACATGGTAAGCACGCATTACAGTCTGCAGAAAGAATTACGAGTAATTTGTTTTTTGGAAATGTAAAAGATTTAAAAGAATCTGATTTTTTACAATTGCAGCAAGATGGTATATTTTGTATTGATATTTTAAGTAATATAGATTTTAAGCAAATATTAGTAGATTCTAAATTATCTGTTTCACGCAGTCATGCGCATCAATTAATTATAGCAGGTGCAATTAAAATTAATTCTAGAAAAGAAATTGATCCTGGTTATAAATTTGTTGATTCTGATCGTATTTTTTCAAAATATACTATTCTTTCGAAAGGAAAGAAAAATCATTGCTTATTATGTTGGTAATTTTTTCCTAAACTGGAAACTTTCTCCACATCCACATAATGACTTTACTTTTGGATTATTAAATGTAATATGCATATTTATTCCGTCTATATTCTTCAGTTCTATTTTTGTCTCATCAATAAGTGACATATATTGAATTGGAATATATATTTTGATATTATTTTGTATATGTAAGTAAAAATCTTTTTTGTTTATTTTTTTTTCCTCATGCATTAAAGATATTTGATATTTGTATCCAGCACATCCGGATTTTTTCATGCTAATCTGAATTCCATGTATATGGTAATTTTTTTTTATTATATTTTTGAAATATTGTATTGCATCTTCTGTTATAATGATTCCATTCCAATTTTTTTTTTTTTTCATATTATATTTTTAAATTTTTAATAGTAATACATTAGTTGATATTTTATCACAAAATATTGTAATGTTTTTGAAAATAATAAATTTTAAATTTAATTTATAATTTAATATATTTGATTAATTTTATATTATATTTTTATTTTTATGATTTTTTTTTGATAAAATTGTTTATTT is a window of Buchnera aphidicola (Shivaphis celti) DNA encoding:
- the hisD gene encoding histidinol dehydrogenase; translation: MLLNNEIIIWNKLNIYQKKKILLRPAISQSINIRHLVLKIIQHVELHGDNALIKYTKKFDNLNVKNFLVDHNRINDSEFLLNKELKNAILHAKNNIQSFHSLQYMKEIDINTQVGVRCKQKILPIQSVGLYVPGGTAPLLSTALMLAIPAKIAKCKNIVLCSPPPIMNEILYIAKICGVHSVFEVGGAQAIAAMGFGTETIPKVNKIFGPGNMYVTEAKIQLNQLIPGLSIDMIAGPSELLIIADDTANPIFLAADVLSQAEHGIDSQIIVLTNSKFILEEILLNINRQLCNSSRLEIMKTALSNSRFVLTSTIEECIDIANQYASEHVIIQTKSPKKIEKDIVNAGSVFLGLWTPESVGDYASGTNHVLPTNFNSTSVSGLSVIDFQKKITVQELTPFGLKKLSSTINMLTKSENMHAHNFAVQVRLGVIKEKYEKLS
- the hisB gene encoding bifunctional histidinol-phosphatase/imidazoleglycerol-phosphate dehydratase HisB, which encodes MQNKILFIDRDGTLIHEPTDNFQVDKIEKLMFEPFVIVVLKKLIDHGFKLVMVSNQDGLYTENFPYCDFISSHKIMVDTFLSQGVYFDYILICPHMPYENCNCRKPNTELVAPWIINNNLLDKKNSYFIGDRVTDIELANKMGIKGILYNKNCTNWKDIYNIICKKDRKCTIVRNTKETRINVKLWLDKEGTSLIDTGIHFFDHMLDQIAVHGNIVMNISVVGDLEIDDHHTIEDTGIVLGKAIKKCLGNKLGIERFGFYVPMDESSTYCLLDFSGRPYLKFIGNFKNQYVGDFSTNMVEHFFRSLSYSMCSTIHIVSMGGLNDHHRIESIFKAFGRSLKQAIRISGKKIPTSKGIL
- a CDS encoding 1-(5-phosphoribosyl)-5-[(5-phosphoribosylamino)methylideneamino] imidazole-4-carboxamide isomerase, with protein sequence MIIPAIDILNNKIVRLYQGNYDLVKYYSEDIYNLIEKYVFYGAKVIHIVDLNSAGDKTYQRSTIFNDIIFNFKNIVQIAGGITSEKDIDYFLSNGAKRVVLGTIVMNNIRQVKKWIQYYGNEYIVVALDVHVISENINIVFTNGWKNNTHIKLEDVLYELYESNIKYVLSTDISKDGTLNGPNFLLYKNLVQKFPGICFQASGGIHKLHDIVKLKKIGVSDVILGKSLLEKKFTVLEAMQCWRNGLFPV
- the hisH gene encoding imidazole glycerol phosphate synthase subunit HisH, which gives rise to MKIVILDTNCANLLSVKCAIEKLGYHPIITNDASTISNANKLLIPGVGSAIGIMKQLSQKKLIQVIQDITCPVLGICLGMQVLSSFSEESNGINMLNIIDTPVKLLDTKHFPLPHTGWNQVIFDNCNHPLFKNILSGSWFYFIHSYAFPIHHYTIAKSFYQEYFSSVIQKNNFFGVQFHPEKSGSNGKKLLLNFLEM
- the hisC gene encoding histidinol-phosphate transaminase; translated protein: MKNCLKKLFRSDLLTLEPYRSARLIGGNGKIWLNANECFSPPSFNLNNFFFNRYPECQPKILLEKYSFYSGIKQKNILVSRGADEAIELLIRAFCIPGKDCIMTFPPTYMMYSKISEIYGIQNIKIPLINNIKLDFEKISLYVQNVKLIYLCRPNNPTGHLLNLKNVISVLDVVKNDSIVVIDEAYIEFCEKNTLTFLLKKYDNLIILRTLSKSFGLAGIRCGFTLAHEDIIQILNKIIAPYPLTMPSIDIAIQALEDTNILVMKNRVSVCNQNKLWLLKKIKKLSLVNYIFDSQANYILVNFFYAKKIFNILWNQGIILRDQSHELSLKNCLRITIGTKKECELLYFALKNISLEQCK